The following are from one region of the Tachysurus fulvidraco isolate hzauxx_2018 chromosome 24, HZAU_PFXX_2.0, whole genome shotgun sequence genome:
- the LOC113648407 gene encoding keratin, type I cytoskeletal 50 kDa-like, with the protein MSSYGRTVSESMSIRGGVGRRASGLWARSAHGGAGGSGVYISQASQPLLIGPSRGGGGFVSSGGLGSATGIGIGSGIGASSAAGYGAVLGSGAGFGHGAGFGHGAGFGHGGGFGHGGGLGSGADFNFGTGFGGGIGRMDDGIVGNEKFTMRILNERLASYLKKVHILQKANAELELKISQFVDSRTSPTTRDYSESLTTISELQTNILDAIRLKGVVHINLDNATLAADDFRIKYENELAQRQAVEADISGLKRLLDDINLSKSELTLQIDALNEEKVYLKKIHNEEMVTTRSKMSGQIHVEVESAPHQDLTSVLEDMRDHYETIASKNRRDLEAWFKGKLETLKQEVAVSAETVDTSKTELTVEKTKVQSLDLELQSVLAVKSSLVSKLTETQAFYSTCLSGYQQQVTSVEVQLLQLRADLERQSRDYQMLLDIKTRLEIEIAEYRRLLDIGASGSVLVSTDKSSATKATPQAAPQTAPKAQGEESTGK; encoded by the exons ATGTCATCTTATGGTAGAACTGTATCAGAGTCCATGTCCATTAGAGGTGGTGTTGGACGAAGGGCTAGTGGCTTATGGGCTAGAAGTGCCCATGGTGGAGCAGGAGGCTCTGGCGTTTATATTTCCCAAGCCTCTCAGCCTTTGTTGATTGGCCCATCTAGAGGAGGTGGAGGCTTTGTTTCTAGTGGTGGTCTCGGTTCAGCCACTGGTATAGGTATTGGTTCAGGTATTGGAGCAAGCTCTGCTGCAGGTTATGGTGCTGTGCTTGGAAGTGGTGCTGGGTTTGGACATGGTGCTGGGTTTGGACATGGTGCTGGGTTTGGACATGGTGGTGGGTTTGGACATGGTGGTGGATTAGGAAGTGGTGCTGATTTTAATTTCGGAACTGGGTTTGGAGGTGGCATTGGACGAATGGATGATGGCATAGTGGGCAATGAGAAGTTCACCATGAGGATCCTCAATGAGCGTCTGGCCTCCTACCTGAAGAAGGTGCACATTTTGCAAAAGGCCAATGCAGAGCTTGAGCTGAAGATCAGTCAGTTTGTGGACAGCAGGACTTCACCTACTACACGGGACTACTCTGAATCCTTGACTACCATCAGTGAGCTCCAAactaat ATTCTGGATGCCATTCGTTTGAAAGGTGTGGTCCATATCAACCTTGACAATGCCACATTGGCTGCAGATGACTTTAGGATCAA GTATGAGAATGAATTGGCCCAGCGTCAGGCCGTCGAGGCCGATATCTCTGGACTGAAGAGGCTGCTGGATGATATCAACTTGAGCAAGTCAGAGCTCACTCTGCAGATTGATGCCCTGAATGAGGAGAAGGTCTACCTGAAGAAGATCCACAATGAG GAAATGGTGACCACACGCAGCAAGATGAGTGGACAGATCCATGTGGAGGTGGAGTCTGCACCACACCAAGATCTTACCAGCGTCCTGGAGGATATGCGAGATCACTATGAGACCATCGCTTCCAAGAACCGGAGAGATCTCGAGGCCTGGTTTAAGGGCAAA TTAGAGACCCTGAAACAAGAGGTTGCTGTCAGCGCAGAGACCGTAGATACGTCCAAAACAGAACTGACTGTAGAGAAAACCAAAGTGCAGAGTCTGGATCTGGAGCTGCAGTCTGTTCTGGCCGTG AAATCATCCTTGGTTTCCAAACTGACAGAGACACAGGCTTTCTACTCTACATGCTTGTCAGGATACCAGCAGCAG GTTACAAGTGTAGAGGTACAGCTGCTGCAGCTTCGAGCTGATCTGGAGCGTCAGAGTCGGGATTATCAGATGCTCCTGGACATCAAGACCAGACTGGAGATAGAGATCGCAGAGTACAGGAGACTGCTGGACATAGGGGCCAGTGGGAG TGTCTTGGTTTCTACTGACAAGAGCTCTGCTACCAAAGCGACTCCCCAGGCGGCTCCCCAGACGGCTCCCAAGGCTCAGGGGGAGGAATCGACTGGAAAATAA
- the LOC113648408 gene encoding keratin, type I cytoskeletal 50 kDa-like: MRSRGFASGSMALGGRRRTVWGSGIQTGNVYGGAGGYGVLGFPAVRPLVGSSRGDIGRGFISGVGVGSGIGVGVGSGFGVGLGSGFGVGLGSGIGASSAVGFGGGLGSGAAFKFGDGFGGGIAGETVQMLGNEKFTMRILNERLASYLMKVHLLEKANAELELKISQFVDSRTSPIARDYSDSLSTISELQTNILHAVRLNGVVFVNLDNATLGAHDFRMKYEHELAQRQTIEADISVLKRLLDELNLKKAELMMHIDTLKEDKLQVQNLHREEMVTTRSKMSGQIHVEVESAPHQDLTSVLEDMRDHYETIASKNRRDLEAWFKGKLETLKQEVAVSAETVDTSKTELTVEKTKVQSLDLELQSVLAVKTSLEGKLSEVQTFYAVQLSGYQLQVTSVEEQLLQLRADLERQSRDYQMLLDIKTRLEIEIAEYRRLLDIGASGSPALQTGPGLAPLDKPGSKSRP, from the exons ATGAGAAGCAGAGGTTTTGCATCAGGATCCATGGCTCTCGGTGGGAGAAGAAGAACGGTCTGGGGCAGTGGCATACAGACTGGAAATGTCTATGGTGGAGCTGGAGGCTACGGGGTTCTCGGCTTTCCTGCTGTTCGGCCCTTGGTTGGGTCATCCAGAGGAGACATTGGTAGAGGTTTCATCTCTGGTGTAGGTGTTGGTTCAGGTATTGGTGTAGGTGTTGGTTCAGGTTTTGGTGTAGGTCTTGGTTCAGGTTTTGGTGTAGGTCTTGGTTCAGGTATTGGTGCCAGCTCTGCTGTAGGTTTTGGTGGTGGATTAGGAAGTGGTGCGGCTTTCAAATTTGGAGATGGGTTTGGAGGTGGCATTGCTGGAGAAACTGTTCAAATGCTGGGCAATGAGAAGTTCACCATGAGGATCCTCAATGAGCGTCTGGCCTCCTACCTGATGAAGGTGCACTTGTTGGAAAAGGCCAATGCAGAGCTTGAGCTGAAGATCAGTCAGTTTGTGGACAGCAGGACTTCACCTATTGCACGGGACTACTCCGACTCCTTGTCTACCATCAGTGAGCTCCAAACTAAC ATCCTTCATGCTGTCCGGTTGAACGGTGTAGTTTTTGTCAATCTTGACAATGCCACCTTGGGTGCACATGATTTCAGGATGAA GTACGAGCACGAGCTGGCCCAGCGTCAGACCATCGAGGCCGATATCTCTGTGCTGAAGAGACTGCTGGATGAACTGAATCTGAAAAAGGCCGAGCTCATGATGCACATCGACACTCTGAAAGAGGACAAGCTTCAAGTCCAGAATCTCCACAGGGAg GAAATGGTGACCACACGCAGCAAGATGAGTGGACAGATCCATGTGGAGGTGGAGTCTGCACCACACCAAGATCTTACCAGCGTCCTGGAGGATATGCGAGATCACTATGAGACCATCGCTTCCAAGAACCGGAGAGATCTCGAGGCCTGGTTTAAGGGCAAA TTAGAGACCCTGAAACAAGAGGTTGCTGTGAGCGCAGAGACCGTAGATACGTCCAAAACAGAACTGACTGTAGAGAAAACCAAAGTGCAGAGTCTGGATCTGGAGCTGCAGTCCGTTCTGGCCGTG AAAACATCCTTGGAGGGAAAGCTGTCAGAAGTCCAGACTTTCTATGCTGTGCAGTTATCAGGATACCAGCTGCAG GTCACAAGTGTAGAGGAACAGCTGCTGCAGCTTCGAGCCGATCTGGAGCGTCAGAGTCGGGATTATCAGATGCTCCTGGACATCAAGACCAGACTGGAGATAGAGATTGCAGAGTACAGGAGACTGCTGGACATAGGGGCCAGTGGGAG TCCTGCACTTCAGACTGGTCCTGGACTTGCTCCTCTGGATAAACCTGGTTCCAAATCCAGACCATAG